From Arvicanthis niloticus isolate mArvNil1 chromosome 22, mArvNil1.pat.X, whole genome shotgun sequence, the proteins below share one genomic window:
- the Btg1 gene encoding protein BTG1 — MHPFYTRAATMIGEIAAAVSFISKFLRTKGLTSERQLQTFSQSLQELLAEHYKHHWFPEKPCKGSGYRCIRINHKMDPLIGQAAQRIGLSSQELFRLLPSELTLWVDPYEVSYRIGEDGSICVLYEASPAGGSTQNSTNVQMVDSRISCKEELLLGRTSPSKNYNMMTVSG; from the exons ATGCATCCCTTCTACACCCGGGCCGCCACCATGATAGGCGAGATCGCCGCCGCGGTGTCCTTCATCTCCAAGTTCCTCCGCACCAAGGGGCTCACGAGCGAGCGACAGCTGCAGACTTTCAGCCAGAGCCTGCAGGAGCTGCTGGCAG aGCATTACAAACATCACTGGTTCCCCGAAAAGCCGTGCAAGGGATCAGGTTACCGTTGTATTCGCATCAACCATAAGATGGATCCTCTGATTGGACAGGCAGCCCAGCGGATTGGACTGAGCAGTCAAGAGTTGTTCAGGCTTCTCCCAAGTGAACTCACACTCTGGGTTGACCCCTACGAAGTGTCCTACAGGATTGGAGAGGATGGCTCCATCTGTGTGCTGTATGAAGCCTCACCAGCAGGAGGTAGCACTCAAAACAGCACCAACGTGCAAATGGTGGACAGCAGAATCAGCTGTAAGGAGGAACTTCTCTTGGGCAGAACAAGCCCTTCCAAAAACTACAATATGATGACTGTATCAGGTTAA